Proteins from one Acanthopagrus latus isolate v.2019 chromosome 18, fAcaLat1.1, whole genome shotgun sequence genomic window:
- the gar1 gene encoding H/ACA ribonucleoprotein complex subunit 1: protein MSFRGGGGGRGGGRGGGFNRGGGGGFNRGGGGRGGGFGGGRGGGFGRGGGRGGGFRQQDYGPPEYVVALGEFIHPCEDDIVCKCTTEENKVPYFNAPVYLENKEQIGKVDEIFGQLRDFYFSVKLSENMKASSFKKMQKFYIDPMKLLPLQRFLPRPPGEKGPPRGGRGGRGGGRGGGFRGGRGGGGRGGGFGGRGGGFGGGRGGGFRGGRGGGRGFRGGR, encoded by the exons ATGTctttcagaggaggaggaggaggacgaggcggCGGACGAGGTGGAGGATTTAACCGAGGTGGTGGCGGAGGATTTAACCGGGGtggtggaggcagaggtggaggattcggaggaggcagaggaggtggatTCGGACggggtggaggcagaggaggtggatTCCGACAACAAGACTACGGTCCTCCTGAATATGTTGTCG CACTGGGAGAGTTCATCCATCCATGTGAAGATGACATCGTGTGCAAGTGtacaacagaagaaaacaaagttcCTTACTTCAACGCTCCAGTTTACTTGGAAAACAAGGAGCAGATCGGGAAGGTGGATGAGATTTTCGGCCAGCTCCGGGACTTT TATTTTTCAGTCAAACTATCTGAAAATATGAAGGCGTCGTCGTTTAAGAAAATGCAGAAG TTTTATATAGATCCGATGAAGCTCCTTCCGCTACAGAGGTTCCTCCCCAGGCCGCCCGGAGAGAAAGGTCCGCCAAGAGGAGGCCGAGGCGGTAGAGGCGGTGGTCGCGGAG gcgGTTTTCGAGgtggcagaggtggaggtggtcgCGGCGGAGGATTTGGCGGCCGTGGTGGAGGGTTCGGAGGTGGACGCGGCGGAGgcttcagaggaggaagaggaggcggacGTGGGTTCAGAG GTGGGAGATGA